The proteins below are encoded in one region of Aquisphaera giovannonii:
- a CDS encoding DUF4159 domain-containing protein, which yields MTRRARFLPGILLTLAAAAAMLGPAAAARGAVTRDDVERAIRDGVRFLKQEQRDDGSWQDTNEQARTGTTSLITLALLTAGEKPDSPTIRKALDYLRKFGPHDLGSTYAIALQTMVFQAAEPEKDQVRMAANVTWLEAAQIKRREFAVGCWSYTDAPAGGDNSNTQYALLGLNAAAEAGVPVNPETWALARLYWERAQRRDGGWGYHAGDQLSTSSMTCAGISSLVITGSKRFQGAEFLQGPAIRNCGQGTANSNLQRGIDWLGANFSVTQNFPSGQQWKLYFLYGLERAGRLAGIRFFGNHDWYRLGAEELVRTQDRLGGFWRGVGEAPTVATSFALLFLAKGRAPVLINKLAHGPRGDWNNDPDDVRNLVSVVSRDWKHLLTWQVVNPAGATVADLLQAPIAFFNGHQAPELDERGRQNLRDFVEQGGFILADACCHSREFDEGFKALMKRVFPEEEYKLRPLSDDHPVWRARHLLTPGAYPLWGIEHGCRTVVIYSQKDLSCYWNQAERAADNTAVLLATKVGQNIVDYATGRELPADKLVLREARDFRADPAKRGALRIAKLQHGGQWNVAPLAVPNLMNVLRDRPLYFDVVINHKEMLPSDPSLIYYPLAYLHGRAAFSFNKDDMDALRKHLQPGGGTIFGDAACGSPAFDAAFRRFVAELLPGTPMAPIPKDDPLYKVGFDLSDSQYTKAAGGGKDYPQLEGVKIDGHWAIIYSKYDIGCALERNSGLDCKGYTYESAIRIAANIVIYSTLP from the coding sequence ATGACCCGCCGAGCTCGATTCCTCCCTGGCATCCTGTTGACCCTCGCCGCCGCGGCGGCGATGCTCGGCCCCGCCGCGGCCGCGAGGGGCGCGGTCACGCGCGACGACGTCGAGCGGGCGATCCGCGACGGCGTCCGCTTCCTCAAGCAGGAGCAGCGGGACGACGGCTCCTGGCAGGACACCAACGAGCAGGCCCGCACGGGCACGACCAGCCTGATCACGCTGGCGCTGCTGACGGCCGGGGAGAAGCCCGACTCCCCGACGATCCGCAAGGCGCTCGACTACCTCCGCAAGTTCGGCCCCCACGACCTCGGCAGCACCTACGCGATCGCCCTCCAGACGATGGTCTTCCAGGCGGCGGAGCCGGAGAAGGACCAGGTCCGGATGGCGGCCAACGTGACCTGGCTGGAGGCGGCGCAGATCAAGCGGAGGGAGTTCGCCGTCGGCTGCTGGAGCTACACCGACGCCCCGGCGGGCGGCGACAACTCCAACACCCAGTACGCCCTGCTGGGCCTCAACGCCGCGGCGGAGGCGGGCGTGCCGGTCAACCCGGAGACCTGGGCGCTGGCCCGCCTCTACTGGGAGCGGGCGCAGCGGCGGGACGGCGGCTGGGGCTACCACGCCGGCGACCAGCTCTCCACCTCGAGCATGACCTGCGCGGGGATCTCCAGCCTGGTGATCACGGGGTCCAAGCGGTTCCAGGGCGCCGAGTTCCTCCAGGGGCCCGCGATCCGCAACTGCGGCCAGGGGACCGCCAACTCGAACCTCCAGCGGGGCATCGACTGGCTGGGCGCGAACTTCAGCGTGACCCAGAACTTCCCCTCCGGGCAGCAGTGGAAGCTCTATTTCCTCTACGGGCTGGAGCGTGCGGGCCGGCTGGCGGGCATCCGGTTCTTCGGCAACCACGACTGGTACCGCCTGGGCGCCGAGGAGCTCGTCCGCACGCAGGACCGGCTGGGCGGCTTCTGGCGGGGCGTGGGCGAGGCCCCGACCGTGGCGACGAGCTTCGCGCTGCTGTTCCTGGCCAAGGGCCGCGCGCCGGTGCTGATCAACAAGCTGGCCCACGGGCCCCGCGGCGACTGGAACAACGACCCCGACGACGTCCGCAACCTCGTCTCCGTCGTCTCCCGGGACTGGAAGCACCTGCTGACCTGGCAGGTCGTCAACCCCGCCGGCGCCACGGTCGCCGACCTCCTCCAGGCCCCCATCGCCTTCTTCAACGGGCACCAGGCGCCGGAGCTGGACGAGCGGGGCCGCCAGAACCTGCGCGATTTTGTCGAGCAGGGCGGCTTCATCCTGGCCGACGCCTGCTGCCACAGCCGGGAGTTCGACGAGGGCTTCAAGGCCCTCATGAAGCGGGTCTTCCCGGAGGAGGAGTACAAGCTGCGGCCCCTCTCCGACGACCATCCGGTCTGGCGGGCCCGCCACCTCCTGACCCCCGGCGCCTACCCGCTCTGGGGGATCGAGCACGGCTGCCGGACCGTCGTCATCTACTCGCAGAAGGACCTGTCCTGCTACTGGAACCAGGCCGAGCGCGCCGCGGACAACACGGCCGTCCTCCTCGCGACCAAGGTGGGGCAGAACATCGTCGACTACGCCACCGGCCGCGAGCTCCCCGCCGACAAGCTCGTGCTCCGCGAGGCGAGGGACTTCCGGGCCGACCCGGCCAAGCGGGGCGCCCTGCGGATCGCCAAGCTGCAGCACGGCGGGCAGTGGAACGTCGCCCCCCTGGCCGTCCCCAACCTCATGAACGTCCTCCGCGATCGGCCCCTGTACTTCGACGTCGTCATCAACCACAAGGAGATGCTGCCCAGCGACCCCAGCCTGATCTACTACCCGCTGGCCTATCTCCACGGCCGCGCCGCGTTCTCGTTCAACAAGGACGACATGGACGCGCTGCGGAAGCACCTGCAGCCCGGCGGTGGGACCATCTTCGGCGACGCCGCCTGCGGCAGCCCGGCCTTCGACGCCGCCTTCCGCCGCTTCGTCGCCGAGCTCCTGCCCGGCACCCCGATGGCCCCCATCCCCAAGGACGACCCGCTCTACAAGGTCGGCTTCGACCTCTCCGACAGCCAGTACACGAAGGCGGCCGGGGGCGGCAAGGACTACCCGCAGCTGGAGGGCGTGAAGATCGACGGCCACTGGGCCATCATCTACTCCAAGTACGACATCGGCTGCGCCCTCGAGCGCAACTCGGGGCTCGACTGCAAGGGCTATACTTACGAGTCGGCCATCAGGATCGCCGCCAACATCGTCATCTATTCCACGCTGCCGTGA
- a CDS encoding deoxyribodipyrimidine photo-lyase, which produces MSETTLAKLLSPHPRVRALRPGGPDPAGACVVYWMQRAQRGLDNPALNMAIAVGNAAGLPVVAAFGLTADYPGAQRRHYRFLVEGLVDAEADLAKRGVPLAVRLGRPADVVPAFAEEVRAAFVVGDENPVRVGMQWRDRVARALRVPFHLVDADVVVPSSLFPKEEFAARTLRPKIHRVLGDYLKPIPAISARHAWPDGKAPRGEAIGVDPLMAKLKVAGAGEVPGYVGGTREALRRLRRFVRERLDRYASDRNEPTPYTTTELSAHLHFGHISPLTIALEVRDSGAPEECVASLVEELIVRRELSINFVARNPNYDRLAGCPAWGLKTLAEHADDPRPVRYTAKQLEAGETHDPLWNASQKEMVLTGRMHNFLRMYWAKKILEWSPDAETAFDVTLDLNDRYEMDGRDPNGYTGVAWAIGGKHDRPWPSRPIFGTVRFMSYESTRRKIDSAAYIARVRDLERG; this is translated from the coding sequence ATGAGCGAAACGACGCTGGCGAAGCTCCTGTCGCCGCACCCTCGCGTCAGGGCCCTCCGGCCCGGCGGCCCCGACCCGGCCGGGGCGTGCGTCGTCTACTGGATGCAGCGGGCCCAGCGGGGGCTCGACAACCCGGCCCTCAACATGGCGATCGCCGTCGGCAACGCGGCGGGGCTGCCGGTCGTCGCCGCCTTCGGCCTGACGGCCGACTATCCCGGGGCGCAGCGGCGGCACTACCGGTTCCTCGTCGAGGGGCTCGTCGACGCCGAGGCCGACCTGGCGAAGCGGGGCGTGCCGCTGGCCGTCCGGCTCGGCCGGCCCGCGGACGTCGTCCCGGCCTTCGCCGAGGAGGTCCGCGCGGCCTTCGTCGTCGGCGACGAGAACCCGGTCCGCGTCGGCATGCAGTGGCGCGACCGCGTCGCGCGGGCCCTCCGCGTCCCCTTCCACCTGGTGGACGCGGACGTCGTCGTGCCCTCGTCCCTGTTCCCCAAGGAGGAGTTCGCGGCACGCACCCTGCGGCCCAAGATCCATCGGGTCCTGGGCGACTACCTGAAGCCGATCCCCGCCATCTCCGCACGCCACGCCTGGCCCGATGGCAAGGCCCCGCGGGGCGAGGCGATCGGCGTCGATCCCTTGATGGCCAAGCTCAAGGTCGCCGGCGCGGGCGAGGTGCCCGGGTACGTCGGCGGGACCCGCGAGGCCCTCCGCCGGCTCCGGCGGTTCGTCCGCGAGCGGCTCGACCGCTACGCGAGCGACCGCAACGAGCCCACGCCCTACACCACCACCGAGCTGTCCGCCCACCTTCACTTCGGCCACATCAGCCCGCTGACGATCGCGCTGGAGGTCCGCGACTCCGGCGCACCGGAGGAATGCGTCGCGTCCCTCGTGGAGGAGCTCATCGTCCGCCGCGAGCTGTCGATCAACTTCGTCGCGCGGAACCCGAACTACGACCGCCTCGCCGGCTGCCCCGCCTGGGGGCTGAAGACGCTGGCCGAGCACGCGGACGACCCGCGGCCCGTCCGGTACACGGCGAAGCAGCTCGAGGCCGGCGAGACGCACGACCCGCTCTGGAACGCCTCCCAGAAGGAGATGGTGCTAACGGGCCGGATGCACAACTTCCTGCGCATGTACTGGGCGAAGAAGATCCTCGAATGGTCGCCGGACGCGGAGACGGCCTTCGACGTGACGCTCGACCTGAACGACCGCTACGAGATGGACGGCCGGGACCCGAACGGCTACACGGGCGTCGCCTGGGCGATCGGCGGCAAGCACGACCGCCCCTGGCCGTCGCGCCCCATCTTCGGCACGGTCCGCTTCATGAGCTACGAGAGCACGCGGAGGAAGATCGACTCCGCCGCCTACATCGCCCGCGTGCGGGACCTCGAGCGGGGCTGA
- a CDS encoding DUF2252 domain-containing protein, producing MAEAKAGAAAPGISAGGAQPAVAVEEKPASGKPDRRREASLLRGRSIRSNCPRSSHAGWRPAAGRPDPVALLEESSKGRIPDLIPVRYGRMMASPFAFFRGAAMNMAADLAGTPATGLRVQACGDCHLLNFGGFATPERRLVFDINDFDETLPAPWEWDLKRLATSFVLAGRDNRFAAAQSRDAALACVRSYRESMAGFARMRALDVWYQRADLEGLIPRIEDEAVRKGVRKRLEKAREQSAREHADPRLAEVAGGEAAIRDSPPLIYHFPGEGRDAFTSSVITAFAGYRESLADDRKRLLDRFALKDMAMKVVGVGSVGTFCAVVLLLANEDDPLFLQVKEARASVLEPYAGESVYANHGRRVVNGCRLMQSASDLFLGWTELEGGQHYHVRQLKDMKIKPTVEVYGPGTMLQYAELCGWTVARAHSRSGEPAEIAGYLGKSDAFDQAVADFAVAYADQTEADHRALEEAVKSGRLRAVIETPAEEKADGKAG from the coding sequence ATGGCGGAAGCGAAGGCGGGAGCGGCAGCACCGGGCATTTCCGCCGGCGGGGCGCAGCCGGCGGTCGCCGTCGAGGAGAAGCCCGCATCCGGGAAGCCGGACAGGCGACGCGAGGCGTCCCTGCTCCGCGGCCGGTCGATCCGGTCGAATTGCCCCCGGAGCTCGCACGCGGGCTGGAGGCCGGCGGCGGGTCGGCCCGACCCGGTCGCGCTGCTGGAGGAATCGAGCAAGGGGCGGATCCCGGACCTGATCCCGGTGCGATACGGGCGGATGATGGCCTCGCCGTTCGCCTTCTTCCGGGGCGCGGCGATGAACATGGCGGCCGACCTGGCCGGCACCCCGGCCACGGGCCTGCGCGTCCAGGCCTGCGGCGACTGCCACCTGCTCAATTTCGGCGGGTTCGCCACGCCGGAGCGGCGGCTGGTCTTCGACATCAACGACTTCGACGAGACCCTGCCGGCCCCCTGGGAATGGGACCTCAAGCGCCTGGCGACGAGCTTCGTCCTGGCGGGCCGCGACAATCGGTTCGCCGCCGCCCAGTCGCGGGACGCCGCCCTGGCCTGCGTCCGGTCCTATCGCGAGAGCATGGCGGGCTTCGCGCGGATGCGGGCCCTCGACGTCTGGTACCAGCGGGCCGACCTGGAGGGCCTCATCCCGCGGATCGAGGACGAGGCGGTCCGGAAAGGGGTCCGCAAGCGGCTGGAGAAGGCCCGGGAGCAGAGCGCCCGCGAGCACGCCGACCCGAGGCTCGCGGAGGTCGCCGGCGGCGAGGCCGCGATCCGGGACAGCCCGCCGCTGATCTATCACTTCCCGGGCGAGGGGCGGGACGCGTTCACCTCGAGCGTGATCACGGCCTTCGCCGGGTATCGCGAGAGCCTCGCCGACGACCGCAAGCGGCTGCTGGACCGCTTCGCGCTCAAGGACATGGCGATGAAGGTCGTCGGCGTGGGGAGCGTGGGGACCTTCTGCGCCGTGGTCCTGCTCCTGGCGAACGAGGACGACCCGCTGTTCCTCCAGGTGAAGGAGGCGCGGGCCTCGGTGCTGGAGCCCTACGCGGGCGAGAGCGTGTATGCCAACCACGGCCGCCGCGTCGTCAACGGCTGCCGGCTGATGCAGTCGGCCAGCGACCTGTTCCTGGGCTGGACCGAGCTGGAAGGCGGCCAGCACTACCACGTCCGCCAGCTCAAGGACATGAAGATCAAGCCGACGGTGGAGGTCTACGGCCCGGGGACGATGCTCCAGTACGCGGAGCTCTGCGGCTGGACCGTCGCCCGCGCCCACTCCCGCTCCGGCGAGCCCGCGGAGATCGCCGGCTACCTGGGCAAGTCCGACGCCTTCGACCAGGCCGTCGCCGACTTCGCCGTCGCCTACGCCGACCAGACGGAGGCCGACCACCGGGCCCTCGAGGAGGCCGTGAAATCCGGCCGCCTGCGGGCCGTCATCGAGACGCCGGCGGAGGAGAAGGCGGACGGGAAGGCGGGGTGA
- a CDS encoding beta-galactosidase, which translates to MRRAAILWVLAFSGGAALVAADGPARHAFAIGEESFLLDGRRFQIRCGEVHAPRVPHEYWRHRLKMVKAMGLNAVCAYLFWNLQEPRPGEFAWSGQADAAEFCKIAQEEGLWVLLRPGPYACAEWEMGGLPWWLLGHGDIKLRTRDPRFLSAATRYLKEVGRVLGPLQVSRGGPILMVQVENEYGFFGKDAEYMGAIRAALVEAGFEVPLFACNPPGHLRDGYRADLFPVVNFGSDPAGGFRALRQVLPKGPLMCGEFYPGWFDTWGAPHHRGDAAKYLADLEFMLKAGGSFSIYMAHGGTSFGLWSGADRPFKPDTSSYDYDAPITEAGWATDKFRATRDLMAKYLLPGESIPEPPARNPVIAIAAAEAAECAPVFANLPTAKADAAPRTMEEHDQGYGAILYRTILPAGPAGAIEAAAVHDFGYVFLDGRRVGVLDRRGRRFRVVLHERKEPAVLDILVEAMGRVNFGAEVHDRKGLHGPVRLSAAGSPAVDLTGWQVFPLPLDGPMLAGLKYAPASASVPAAAADRGPAFWRASLDVETPGDTFLDVRTWGKGVAWVNGRCLGRFWNIGPTQTMYVPGPWLKAGRNEVVILDYLGPEKPVFAGRAEPILDELRPALDFAKGRRPLVHLALEHRKPAMEGRFPAGPERQDVHFPEPRAGRFFCIESIDAHDGKPFAAIAELVLLDPSGSPLNQEGWRIAHADSEETSREDGSAENAIDGQAASFWHTEWGDGQPGHPHRLVIDLGRRVAVAGFRYLPRPGDDRVGGRIKGYRVYVDDGLAVP; encoded by the coding sequence ATGCGGCGTGCCGCCATCCTCTGGGTGCTGGCCTTCTCCGGAGGGGCCGCGCTCGTTGCCGCCGACGGGCCGGCGCGGCATGCGTTCGCGATCGGCGAGGAGAGCTTCCTGCTGGACGGCCGGCGGTTCCAGATCCGCTGCGGCGAGGTCCACGCCCCGCGCGTGCCCCACGAGTACTGGCGGCATCGGCTGAAGATGGTGAAGGCGATGGGGCTGAACGCCGTCTGCGCGTACCTGTTCTGGAACCTCCAGGAGCCCCGACCCGGCGAGTTCGCATGGAGCGGGCAGGCCGACGCGGCCGAGTTCTGCAAGATCGCCCAGGAGGAGGGCCTCTGGGTCCTGCTCCGGCCCGGCCCCTATGCCTGCGCGGAGTGGGAGATGGGCGGGCTGCCGTGGTGGCTGCTCGGGCACGGCGACATCAAGCTCCGCACCAGGGACCCGCGGTTCCTCTCGGCCGCGACGCGATACCTGAAGGAAGTCGGCCGAGTCCTCGGCCCGCTCCAGGTGAGCCGGGGCGGCCCGATCCTCATGGTCCAGGTGGAGAACGAATACGGGTTCTTCGGCAAGGACGCCGAGTACATGGGCGCGATCCGCGCGGCGCTCGTGGAGGCGGGCTTCGAGGTCCCGCTCTTCGCCTGCAATCCTCCCGGCCACCTCCGGGACGGCTATCGGGCCGACCTCTTCCCGGTGGTCAACTTCGGCTCCGACCCGGCCGGCGGCTTCCGGGCGCTCCGGCAGGTCCTGCCGAAGGGCCCGCTGATGTGCGGCGAGTTCTATCCCGGCTGGTTCGACACGTGGGGGGCGCCCCACCATCGGGGCGACGCGGCGAAGTACCTGGCCGACCTCGAGTTTATGCTGAAGGCGGGCGGCTCGTTCAGCATCTACATGGCCCACGGGGGGACCTCGTTCGGCCTCTGGTCGGGCGCGGACCGGCCGTTCAAGCCGGACACGTCGAGCTACGACTACGACGCCCCGATCACGGAGGCCGGCTGGGCGACCGACAAGTTCCGGGCCACCCGCGACCTGATGGCGAAATACCTCCTGCCGGGCGAGAGCATCCCCGAGCCGCCGGCCCGGAATCCGGTGATCGCGATCGCCGCCGCGGAGGCGGCCGAGTGCGCCCCGGTGTTCGCGAACCTGCCGACGGCGAAGGCCGATGCCGCCCCGCGGACGATGGAGGAGCACGATCAAGGGTATGGCGCGATCCTGTACCGGACGATCCTGCCCGCCGGCCCCGCCGGGGCCATCGAGGCCGCCGCGGTCCACGACTTCGGCTACGTCTTCCTGGACGGCCGCCGGGTGGGCGTGCTCGACCGCCGCGGCCGCCGGTTCCGCGTCGTCCTGCACGAGCGGAAGGAGCCGGCGGTGCTGGACATCCTCGTGGAGGCGATGGGGCGGGTGAACTTCGGGGCCGAGGTCCACGACCGCAAGGGCCTCCACGGCCCGGTCCGGCTCTCCGCGGCCGGGTCCCCCGCGGTCGACCTGACGGGCTGGCAGGTCTTCCCGCTCCCGCTCGACGGGCCGATGCTCGCCGGCCTGAAGTATGCTCCGGCAAGCGCCTCGGTCCCGGCCGCGGCGGCGGATCGCGGGCCGGCCTTCTGGCGGGCGTCCCTCGACGTCGAGACGCCCGGAGACACGTTCCTCGACGTGCGGACGTGGGGCAAGGGGGTGGCCTGGGTGAACGGCCGCTGCCTCGGGCGATTCTGGAACATCGGCCCGACGCAGACCATGTACGTGCCCGGCCCCTGGCTGAAGGCCGGCCGGAACGAGGTCGTGATCCTCGACTACCTGGGCCCGGAGAAGCCCGTCTTCGCGGGGCGGGCGGAGCCCATTCTCGACGAGCTCCGCCCGGCGCTCGACTTCGCCAAGGGCCGACGCCCCCTCGTTCACCTGGCGCTCGAGCACCGCAAGCCGGCCATGGAAGGCCGGTTCCCGGCGGGCCCCGAGCGGCAGGATGTCCACTTCCCGGAGCCCCGGGCCGGCCGCTTCTTCTGCATCGAGTCGATCGACGCCCACGACGGGAAGCCCTTCGCCGCGATCGCCGAGCTGGTCCTCCTCGACCCGTCCGGATCGCCCCTCAACCAGGAGGGATGGCGGATCGCCCACGCGGACAGCGAGGAGACGTCGAGGGAGGACGGCTCCGCCGAGAATGCCATCGACGGCCAGGCGGCCAGCTTCTGGCACACCGAGTGGGGCGACGGGCAGCCCGGCCACCCGCACCGCCTCGTGATCGACCTCGGCCGCCGCGTGGCGGTCGCCGGCTTCCGCTACCTCCCGAGGCCCGGCGACGACCGCGTCGGGGGCCGGATCAAGGGCTATCGGGTGTATGTCGACGACGGCCTGGCGGTGCCCTGA
- a CDS encoding heavy metal translocating P-type ATPase — MEDQASKPATIRPIVDILIAATAAAAIAAHLVLRFVARDAGAVLGVPAPEVPLLLALAGGVPLVFDLVAKLLRLEFSSDLLAGLSIATSVVLGEYLAGTLVVLMLSGGQALEAYAVRRASFALEALARRMPATAHRKRGGQVEDVSLDAVAVGDAVVVFPHETCPVDGVVVEGRSTMNESYLTGEPYLLPKAVGASALSGAVNGEGALTIRAERTAVDSRYAKIMQVMRESEQRRPRLRRLGDRLGAVYTPVAIGIALAAWLASGDASRFLAVLVIATPCPLLIAIPAAIIGSISLAARRGIVIKDPAALEMIDTCRVAIFDKTGTLTYGRPKLAEILPAPGFTRDEVLAAVAGLERYSRHPLAAAVVSEAQAAGLPIEEAEEVGERPGEGLRGLVGGRAIQVTSRAKVASLAPEAAGMLPPLAGGLECVVLIDGRYAATFRFRDEPRAEGRSFVGHLGPRHHLGRILLVSGDREGEVRYLAEKVGITEVYAGQSPEQKLALVRDETSRAGTVFMGDGINDAPALTAATVGIAFGQATDVTAEAADAVIMESSLESVDELLHIGRRMRAIALQSAVGGMALSVVGMLAAAAGLLPPVAGAIAQEVIDVLAVLNALRAAAAPRTLSDFATGPRRDAIGEHGNAAEGPRVRVG, encoded by the coding sequence ATGGAAGACCAAGCGTCGAAGCCCGCGACGATCCGGCCGATCGTGGACATCCTGATCGCCGCGACCGCCGCCGCGGCGATCGCGGCCCACCTGGTCCTCCGGTTCGTCGCCCGGGACGCGGGGGCGGTCCTCGGCGTGCCGGCGCCGGAGGTCCCGCTGCTGCTCGCGCTGGCGGGCGGCGTCCCCCTCGTGTTCGACCTCGTGGCGAAGCTGCTCCGCCTGGAGTTCAGCTCCGACCTGCTCGCGGGCCTCTCCATCGCCACATCGGTCGTGCTCGGGGAATACCTCGCGGGGACGCTCGTCGTGCTGATGCTCTCCGGCGGGCAGGCGCTGGAGGCGTACGCCGTCCGCCGGGCGTCCTTCGCCCTGGAGGCGCTCGCGAGGCGGATGCCGGCGACGGCCCACCGGAAGCGGGGCGGCCAGGTGGAGGACGTCTCCCTCGACGCGGTCGCGGTCGGCGACGCGGTCGTCGTCTTCCCGCACGAGACCTGCCCCGTGGACGGGGTCGTGGTCGAGGGCCGGAGCACGATGAACGAATCCTACCTCACCGGCGAGCCCTACCTGCTGCCCAAGGCCGTGGGGGCCTCGGCGCTCTCGGGGGCCGTCAACGGCGAGGGGGCCCTGACAATCCGTGCAGAGCGGACCGCCGTGGACTCGCGGTACGCCAAGATCATGCAGGTCATGCGCGAGTCGGAGCAGCGGCGGCCGCGGCTGCGGCGGCTGGGCGACCGGCTCGGGGCCGTGTACACGCCCGTGGCGATCGGCATCGCCCTGGCCGCCTGGCTCGCGAGCGGCGACGCCTCCCGGTTCCTCGCCGTCCTGGTGATCGCGACGCCCTGCCCGCTGCTGATCGCGATCCCGGCCGCGATCATCGGGTCGATCTCCCTGGCCGCGCGGCGGGGGATCGTGATCAAGGACCCGGCCGCGCTCGAGATGATCGACACCTGCCGCGTGGCCATCTTCGACAAGACCGGCACGCTCACCTACGGCCGGCCGAAGCTCGCCGAGATCCTCCCCGCGCCGGGCTTCACGCGGGACGAGGTCCTCGCCGCCGTGGCGGGGCTGGAGCGATACTCGCGGCACCCGCTCGCCGCCGCGGTGGTCTCCGAGGCCCAGGCCGCCGGGCTGCCGATCGAGGAGGCCGAGGAGGTCGGCGAGCGGCCGGGCGAGGGGCTGCGGGGCCTGGTCGGCGGGCGGGCGATCCAGGTGACCAGCCGGGCCAAGGTGGCCTCCCTCGCGCCGGAGGCCGCCGGTATGCTGCCGCCCCTCGCGGGCGGCCTCGAGTGCGTGGTCCTGATCGATGGCCGCTACGCCGCGACGTTCCGGTTCCGCGACGAGCCGAGGGCGGAGGGGCGGTCCTTCGTCGGCCACCTGGGGCCGCGACACCACCTCGGGCGGATCCTGCTGGTCTCGGGCGATCGGGAGGGCGAGGTCCGCTACCTGGCGGAGAAGGTGGGCATCACCGAGGTCTACGCGGGCCAGAGCCCGGAGCAGAAGCTCGCCCTCGTCCGCGACGAGACGAGCAGGGCCGGCACGGTCTTCATGGGCGACGGGATCAACGACGCGCCGGCGCTCACGGCCGCGACCGTCGGCATCGCCTTCGGCCAGGCGACGGACGTCACCGCGGAGGCCGCCGACGCGGTCATCATGGAGAGCTCCCTGGAGAGCGTGGACGAGCTGCTCCACATCGGCCGTCGGATGCGGGCGATCGCGCTCCAGAGCGCCGTCGGCGGCATGGCCCTGAGCGTGGTCGGCATGCTCGCAGCCGCGGCCGGCCTCCTGCCGCCGGTCGCCGGGGCGATCGCGCAGGAGGTCATCGACGTCCTCGCCGTGCTGAACGCCCTCCGGGCCGCGGCGGCGCCGAGGACCCTCTCGGACTTCGCGACAGGGCCTCGCCGCGACGCGATCGGAGAGCACGGGAATGCCGCGGAAGGCCCGAGAGTCCGCGTCGGCTAG
- a CDS encoding right-handed parallel beta-helix repeat-containing protein, translated as MSGRGPARAVGMIAAAALAMMAGAAAGGGTGRAEIRVGVRDGDIRGEDNRAIQAAVDHVSSLGGGTVRVGEGRYAMRNALRLRDGVRVVGVPGATILAACDGAETPLACDGDCNERQVTLGDPSAFRVGDGVSIQDQDCGAGFMVTTATLTARLDDRTFAISTPLYLDYMVSKKATARLASPVVGGWGVHDAAVEGLTIEGNRARRGKLDGCRGGGIYLFECRDVAIRGCVVRGYNGDGISFQVSTGVVVEGCTAEGNAGLGIHPGSGSQGPIVRDNRSIGNGGDGLFVCWRVKHGVFERNELRGNGGAGVSIGHKDTDNLFRGNSILGNGGAGILFRDELEAMGAHRNVFEGNRILDNGGSSANDTPAGIRIKGTHRDLVFRGNTIGSSREGTPKGVGILRGEGATGLRSEENRFQNVAREIETER; from the coding sequence ATGTCGGGACGAGGACCGGCGCGGGCGGTGGGGATGATCGCGGCGGCGGCGCTGGCCATGATGGCCGGGGCGGCAGCGGGGGGCGGCACCGGCCGGGCCGAGATCCGCGTCGGCGTCCGCGACGGGGACATCCGCGGGGAGGACAACCGGGCGATCCAGGCGGCGGTGGACCACGTCTCCAGCCTGGGCGGCGGGACCGTCCGCGTCGGGGAGGGGCGGTACGCCATGCGCAACGCCCTTCGGCTGCGCGACGGCGTCCGCGTGGTCGGCGTGCCCGGGGCGACGATCCTGGCGGCCTGCGACGGCGCAGAGACGCCGCTGGCCTGCGACGGCGACTGCAACGAGCGGCAGGTGACCCTGGGCGACCCCTCCGCCTTCCGCGTCGGCGACGGAGTCTCGATCCAGGACCAGGACTGCGGCGCGGGGTTCATGGTCACGACCGCCACGCTGACCGCCCGGCTCGACGACCGGACGTTCGCGATCTCGACGCCGCTCTACCTCGATTACATGGTCTCGAAGAAGGCCACGGCCCGGCTGGCGTCCCCCGTCGTCGGCGGCTGGGGCGTGCATGACGCGGCGGTCGAGGGACTGACGATCGAGGGGAACCGCGCCCGCCGGGGCAAGCTCGACGGCTGCCGCGGCGGCGGCATCTACCTCTTCGAGTGCCGCGACGTCGCCATCCGGGGTTGCGTCGTCCGCGGCTACAACGGCGACGGGATCAGCTTCCAGGTCTCGACCGGAGTCGTCGTCGAGGGCTGCACGGCCGAGGGCAACGCCGGACTGGGGATCCACCCCGGCAGCGGCTCGCAGGGGCCGATCGTGCGGGACAACCGGTCGATCGGCAACGGCGGCGACGGCCTCTTCGTCTGCTGGCGCGTCAAGCACGGGGTCTTCGAGCGGAACGAGCTCCGCGGCAACGGCGGGGCCGGCGTCTCCATCGGCCACAAGGACACGGACAACCTCTTCCGGGGCAACTCCATCCTGGGCAACGGCGGCGCCGGCATCCTCTTCCGCGACGAGCTGGAGGCGATGGGGGCGCACCGCAACGTGTTCGAGGGGAACCGCATCCTCGACAACGGCGGCTCCTCGGCGAACGACACGCCCGCGGGCATCCGAATCAAGGGGACTCACCGCGACCTCGTCTTCCGCGGGAACACGATCGGTTCGTCCCGCGAGGGCACGCCGAAGGGCGTCGGCATCCTCCGCGGCGAAGGCGCGACCGGGCTCCGCTCGGAGGAGAACCGATTCCAGAACGTTGCCAGAGAGATCGAGACCGAGCGGTGA